One Pyxicephalus adspersus chromosome 3, UCB_Pads_2.0, whole genome shotgun sequence genomic window carries:
- the LBX2 gene encoding transcription factor LBX2: MSCVGEVKQRRGGMEPPKPLTPFTIQDILSRPSPRRPPSSYGAPQPAHKGPPGSLPPSSPLCALQELTSKTFRGLERSGAPAGEGRDPLTSFGHRPNSKKRRKSRTAFTNHQIYELEKRFLYQKYLSPADRDHIAQQLGLSNAQVITWFQNRRAKLKRDLEEMKADVESLKKLPPHTLEKLVSMPGEEDDEAIERECSPTSHELYLQSPRCSSMERTADEFSEEEEIEVDV, from the exons ATGAGCTGTGTGGGGGAGGTGAAGCAGAGGAGGGGGGGGATGGAGCCCCCGAAGCCCCTCACCCCATTCACCATACAGGACATCCTCAGCCGGCCATCACCTAGGAGACCCCCGAGCAGCTACGGGGCCCCCCAGCCCGCACACAAGGGGCCCCCCGGCTCTCTCCCCCCGTCATCCCCGCTCTGCGCTCTGCAGGAACTCACCAGCAAAACCTTCCGCGGACTGGAGAGGAGCGGAGCCCCCGCGGGGGAAG GTCGCGACCCACTTACCTCCTTTGGACATCGGCCAAATTCTAAGAAGAGGCGCAAATCCCGGACAGCCTTCACCAATCACCAGATCTATGAACTGGAGAAGCGTTTTCTTTACCAGAAATATCTGTCCCCTGCAGACCGGGACCATATTGCTCAGCAGCTGGGACTTAGTAATGCCCAGGTCATAACCTGGTTCCAGAACAGAAGGGCCAAACTTAAGAGGGACTTGGAGGAGATGAAGGCTGATGTAGAGTCCCTCAAGAAGCTTCCACCACACACTCTGGAGAAACTGGTCTCTATGCCAGGAGAGGAGGATGATGAAGCCATAGAAAGAGAGTGTTCACCGACTTCACATGAACTTTACCTCCAATCTCCTCGGTGCTCCTCCATGGAGCGCACAGCGGACGAATTCTCAGAAGAGGAAGAAATTGAGGTGGATGTgtag